The sequence GAAAGACGTCGGCTGGTGGGACAACATGGTCGGCCCGGGCAAACCGCTCGACACCGACAGGTTCTTCGTGATCGGCGTGAATAACCTCGGGTCGTGCTTCGGCTCGACCGGACCGATGAGCGTCGATCCCGCGACCGGCCATCCCTACGGCGCGGCGTTCCCGGTCGTGACGGTGGAAGACTGGGTCAACGCCCAGGCACGCGTGGCCGATGAGTTCGGCATTGCGCGTTTCGCCGCGGTCATGGGCGGCAGCCTCGGCGGCATGCAGGCGCTGGCGTGGAGCGTGATGTATCCGGAGCGCGTGGCGCATTGCATCGTGGTCGCGTCCACGCCGAAGCTGTCTGCGCAGAACATCGCGTTCAACGAGGTCGCCCGCTCGGCGATCCTGTCGGACCCCGACTTTCACGGCGGCAACTACTACGCGCATAACGTGAAGCCGAAGCGCGGCTTGCGCGTCGCGCGCATGATCGGCCACATCACGTATCTGTCCGACGACGACATGGCCGAGAAATTTGGCCGCTCGTTGCGCCGCGCGGAAGGCGCGGTGGACGCCTACAACTTCAACTTCGACGTGGAGTTCGAAGTGGAGTCGTACCTGCGCTATCAAGGCGACAAATTCGCCGACTACTTCGACGCGAACACGTATCTGCTGATCACGCGCGCGCTCGACTATTTCGATCCGGCCAAGGCCTTCGACGGCGACCTGACGGCCGCGGTCGCGCACACTACGGCGAAATACCTGATCGCCAGTTTCAAGACCGACTGGCGTTTCGCGCCGGCGCGCTCGCGCGAACTGGTGAAGGCGCTGCTCGACCACAAGCGCACCG is a genomic window of Paraburkholderia bryophila containing:
- the metX gene encoding homoserine O-succinyltransferase MetX, which encodes MESIGIVAPQKMHFSEPLQLQNGTSLAGYDLMVETYGTLNAARSNAVLVCHALNASHHVAGVYEDNPKDVGWWDNMVGPGKPLDTDRFFVIGVNNLGSCFGSTGPMSVDPATGHPYGAAFPVVTVEDWVNAQARVADEFGIARFAAVMGGSLGGMQALAWSVMYPERVAHCIVVASTPKLSAQNIAFNEVARSAILSDPDFHGGNYYAHNVKPKRGLRVARMIGHITYLSDDDMAEKFGRSLRRAEGAVDAYNFNFDVEFEVESYLRYQGDKFADYFDANTYLLITRALDYFDPAKAFDGDLTAAVAHTTAKYLIASFKTDWRFAPARSRELVKALLDHKRTVTYAEIDAPHGHDAFLLDDARYHNVMRAYYERIAKEVNA